The nucleotide sequence CTGCCGGGGAGGGTGGAGAAGCTCGCCGAGACCACCCGGCAGCTCGAGCGCGACGTCCAGCGGCTGCGGGCCCAGGTGGCGGGCGGCTTGGCGCAGGAGGCGCTCGCCCGCGCCCAGGCGGTGGACGGGGTCCGGGTAGTGACGGCGCGGGCCGACGACCTGGACACCCGGGGCCTCCGGGAACTGGGGGATCAGATTCGGGCGAAGCTCACGCGCGGGGTGATCGTCCTCGGCGCAGCGGGGGAGGGAAGGGTTGCCTGGGTGGCGATGGTGACCCCGGATCTGAAGGGGACGGTGCACGCCGGCCACCTGGTCCGCGCGGTCGCCCGGCTCACGGGGGGAGACGGGGGCGGCCGGCCGGACCTGGCCGAGGCGGGGGGGAAAGACCCCGGGCAGATCGAGGCCGCCCTCCGGGCCGTGGAGGGGATCGTCCGCCGGATGCTCCGGGGCGAGAATTCCCCTTGATGTTGGAACGGATGGGTGGTATAGAGACCGCTGACCCTCCGGCGCCAGCCGCATCCCAGGGAGGGAGGAAGGGGTGATCCCGGTCGTCCGGGACGCCTTTCTGTTCCTCATCCCGCTCCTGGGGGTCGCCGGGGCGCTGTTCCTGCTCCGGTTGCCCGGCTGGGGGCTTCTCCCACTGCTCCTCGCGGTGGGAGTGGGCTTCTTCTTCCGGGACCCGGAACGGGCCATCCCGCAGGGACCGGGGCTCGTGGTGGCGCCGGCGGACGGGCGGGTCATGGTCCTCCGGCAGGGGGTGGCTGCCGAGGGGGAGGGGCCGGGCCCCTTCTCTCTGGTGAGCATCTTCCTGTCGGTGCTGGACGTCCACGTGAACCGCGCCCCCTACGGGGGGAGGGTGGAGAACCTGCAGTACCGCCGCGGCCGGTTCGTGGTGGCCTGGCGGGAGGAGGCCTCCCGGGTGAACGAGCAGGCGGTCATCGGGCTGGCCACCCCGGACGGGCCGCTCATGGTCAAGCAGATCGCGGGCGTCCTGGCCCGTCGCGTGGTCACCTGGATCCGGCCCGGGCAGGAGGTCAAGACCGGGGAGCGGATCGGACTCATCCGGTTCGGGTCGCGCGTGGACCTGCTCGTGCCGAGCCGGGTCGCGCTGACCGTGAAGGTGGGGGACAAAGTGCGGGGGGGCGAAACCGTCGTGGGGGTTTTCCGATGAGGCGCCGGATGCCACCGCGCGTGCGGCGGGGGGTCTACCTGCTGCCGGCCGCCCTGACCCTCGCGAACCTGTTCTGCGGCTTCTACGCCATCATCGCCGTCTACAGGGACGATTACACCCACTCCGCGATCGCCATCCTGGTCGCCCTCCTCCTGGACTTCCTGGACGGGGCCGTGGCCCGGCTGACCCACGCCGCCAGCGACTTCGGCGTGCAGATGGACTCCCTCGCCGACCTGGTCGCCTTCGGGATCGCCCCCGGGTTCCTGGCCTACGTGTACACCCTCAAGCCCTTCGGGCGCCTGGGGTGGCTCGCCGCCTTCACCTTCGCCGCCTGCGGGGCCCTCCGGCTGGCGCGGTTCAACGTCACCACCACCACGATGGACAAGCGCTATTTCGTGGGCCTCCCCATCCCGGCCGCGGCGGGGGTCATCGCCGCCCTCGTCCTCTTCATGCGGGAGTCCTCCTCCCTGATCGTGTTCGACCGCGAGCTCCTCGGGCCCCAGGTGACCGAGGCGGCCATCCTCGTCCTCGTGTACGCGCTGGCCTTTCTGATGGTGAGTCGGTTCCGGTACCGAAGCCTGAAGGCGGTGGACCTGCGCGAGCCCCGGCCCGCCACGGTCCTCTTCGTGCTCCTGCTGGCTCTCCTGCTCGTCGCGGCGGAGCCGGTTCTGTTCCTCTTCGGCGCCTTCCTCCTCTACGCCCTCTCGGGTCCCGCGCGGATGCTCGCCTCCCTTCGCCGGACGGCTTCCGCGGACCGGGGAGAGGACCTCGAGCTTCGGCCGGGGGAGCCC is from Candidatus Methylomirabilis sp. and encodes:
- a CDS encoding phosphatidylserine decarboxylase, with translation MIPVVRDAFLFLIPLLGVAGALFLLRLPGWGLLPLLLAVGVGFFFRDPERAIPQGPGLVVAPADGRVMVLRQGVAAEGEGPGPFSLVSIFLSVLDVHVNRAPYGGRVENLQYRRGRFVVAWREEASRVNEQAVIGLATPDGPLMVKQIAGVLARRVVTWIRPGQEVKTGERIGLIRFGSRVDLLVPSRVALTVKVGDKVRGGETVVGVFR
- the pssA gene encoding CDP-diacylglycerol--serine O-phosphatidyltransferase, whose translation is MPPRVRRGVYLLPAALTLANLFCGFYAIIAVYRDDYTHSAIAILVALLLDFLDGAVARLTHAASDFGVQMDSLADLVAFGIAPGFLAYVYTLKPFGRLGWLAAFTFAACGALRLARFNVTTTTMDKRYFVGLPIPAAAGVIAALVLFMRESSSLIVFDRELLGPQVTEAAILVLVYALAFLMVSRFRYRSLKAVDLREPRPATVLFVLLLALLLVAAEPVLFLFGAFLLYALSGPARMLASLRRTASADRGEDLELRPGEPAP